Proteins encoded by one window of Winogradskyella sp. PG-2:
- a CDS encoding helix-turn-helix domain-containing protein: protein MSNISYQGKFIKKAEALILEHISNEQFGVSELADLMNMSRSNLLRKIKKQTQGSASQFIREVRLKKGMTLLEETELTVSEIAYQVGFSNNSYFIKCFRDYYGYSPGEARKKIDEQVEFEQVEHSNAEAIEVNEKGFLQQYRVQIILGIATFLVIAVFLLYPKETLKADKEAIYHKKSIAVLPFKNMSSDSNNLYFVNGLMESTLNNLQKIEDLRVISRTSVEKYRDTDKTISEIAEELDVNYVIEGSGQRIDNNILLNIQLIDVSSDTPIWAEQYNHKTEDIFSVQIKVAKKIAEAIEATVTPAELQQIDKKPTENVLAYDYYLKGLERIQEETIEGLETAIALFEKAIEQDTQFALAYSEIAISYYFLDLNQAEKRYTDIININADKALLYDSKSAKSLIAKALYYINVNEFRLAIPHLEKALEYNPNSSAVVQMLADLYSRAIPNTGKYLQYALRGLQLDIEANDSISKSFMYLALSNAFVQNGFTDEAQKYINLSLYNNPENYYAPFLNVFIQYAQHQNIEMATDALVREWKKDTTRLDLLQEVGKFYYFQEKYDSAFYYYDKFVKIKESNGLKMYQQENLKIGLVYDKMGLKEKAEDYYKAYVEYCKNDKSIYQSISLAMMYLHKGKPNLAMEQFQLFATKSNYQYWVLLFIEEDPLMNNLKNHAEYDEVIQKIKDKFWENHAQLEKSLKDKNLL, encoded by the coding sequence ATGTCTAACATCTCATATCAAGGAAAATTTATCAAGAAAGCTGAAGCGCTTATTTTAGAGCATATCTCTAATGAGCAATTTGGGGTTTCTGAGTTGGCTGACCTCATGAATATGAGTCGGTCTAACTTGTTGCGGAAGATTAAGAAACAAACACAAGGTAGTGCAAGTCAGTTTATTCGTGAAGTTCGGCTTAAAAAAGGAATGACCTTGTTAGAAGAAACAGAGCTTACTGTTTCTGAAATAGCTTATCAGGTTGGCTTTAGTAATAATTCCTATTTCATTAAATGTTTTAGAGACTATTATGGGTATTCACCAGGTGAAGCTAGAAAAAAAATAGATGAGCAAGTAGAATTTGAGCAAGTAGAACATTCCAATGCAGAAGCTATTGAAGTTAATGAAAAAGGGTTTTTGCAACAGTACCGAGTTCAAATCATATTGGGAATTGCCACATTCTTGGTCATAGCAGTTTTCTTGCTTTATCCAAAAGAAACACTAAAAGCTGATAAAGAAGCTATTTACCACAAGAAATCCATAGCTGTATTGCCGTTTAAGAATATGAGTAGCGATTCTAATAACTTGTATTTTGTGAATGGACTGATGGAGTCAACACTCAATAATCTGCAAAAGATAGAAGATCTCCGGGTGATAAGCAGAACATCTGTAGAAAAATATAGAGATACAGATAAGACCATATCAGAAATAGCAGAAGAACTTGATGTCAATTACGTGATTGAAGGAAGTGGACAACGGATTGACAATAATATTTTATTGAATATCCAATTAATTGACGTCTCTAGCGACACACCAATATGGGCAGAACAGTACAACCATAAAACGGAAGACATTTTTTCTGTTCAAATTAAAGTTGCAAAAAAAATTGCAGAAGCCATCGAAGCAACAGTAACACCAGCCGAACTACAACAAATTGATAAAAAACCAACAGAAAACGTATTGGCATATGATTATTACTTAAAAGGACTTGAACGTATACAGGAAGAGACTATAGAGGGCTTGGAAACTGCCATAGCCTTATTTGAAAAAGCTATTGAACAAGACACTCAATTTGCGCTAGCATATTCTGAGATAGCAATATCATATTATTTTTTGGACTTAAATCAAGCCGAAAAACGGTACACAGACATTATTAATATCAATGCTGATAAGGCATTGCTTTATGATTCTAAATCTGCTAAAAGTCTAATTGCAAAAGCACTTTACTACATCAATGTTAATGAGTTTCGATTAGCGATTCCTCATTTAGAAAAAGCCTTAGAATATAATCCAAATTCGTCTGCCGTTGTACAAATGCTTGCCGATTTATATTCGCGAGCAATTCCTAATACAGGTAAATATTTACAATACGCTTTAAGAGGTTTACAACTTGATATTGAAGCGAACGATTCAATAAGCAAAAGCTTTATGTATTTGGCCTTAAGTAATGCCTTTGTTCAAAATGGTTTTACAGATGAAGCACAGAAATATATAAATTTGTCTTTATATAATAATCCAGAGAATTACTATGCACCATTTTTAAACGTATTTATTCAATATGCACAACATCAAAATATAGAAATGGCAACAGATGCCTTAGTGAGAGAATGGAAAAAAGATACGACACGTCTAGATCTTCTGCAAGAGGTGGGCAAGTTTTATTACTTCCAAGAAAAATATGATAGTGCATTTTACTACTACGATAAATTTGTAAAAATTAAGGAGAGCAATGGCCTAAAGATGTATCAACAAGAAAATCTAAAAATCGGATTGGTATACGATAAAATGGGTTTAAAGGAGAAAGCTGAAGACTATTATAAAGCCTATGTCGAATATTGTAAAAATGACAAATCTATTTACCAGTCAATTAGTTTAGCCATGATGTATTTGCATAAGGGAAAACCCAATCTTGCTATGGAGCAATTTCAACTATTTGCAACCAAAAGTAATTATCAATATTGGGTTTTGTTGTTTATTGAAGAAGACCCATTAATGAACAATTTAAAAAATCATGCTGAATATGATGAAGTAATCCAAAAAATTAAAGATAAATTTTGGGAAAATCATGCGCAATTAGAAAAATCATTAAAAGATAAAAACCTATTATAG
- a CDS encoding ankyrin repeat domain-containing protein gives MKTLKITSIRTTIQMLFLTLLLMSSCAQSNKETSSNDSTKATKTVNKPSIDIHGAVLTGNLGAVKQHIEAGTDINQKEAMSGSTPLMSAATFNKPEIAKALINANADLSVKNNDGGTVLHTAAFFGRIEVVQLLIDAKADKTVRNHYGATARETAMVDFAQMKPIYEMLIQQLQPMGFTLDLNELQKARPVVAMMLQ, from the coding sequence ATGAAAACACTTAAAATTACATCAATCAGAACAACCATTCAGATGTTATTCTTAACACTTTTATTAATGAGTTCATGCGCACAATCTAACAAAGAAACGAGTTCAAATGATTCGACCAAAGCAACAAAAACAGTAAACAAACCAAGTATAGATATTCATGGTGCTGTATTAACCGGAAATTTGGGTGCTGTTAAGCAGCATATTGAAGCTGGGACTGATATTAATCAAAAAGAAGCCATGTCTGGATCTACACCTTTAATGTCAGCAGCCACTTTTAATAAACCTGAAATCGCTAAAGCGCTTATCAATGCCAATGCAGATTTGTCTGTAAAAAACAATGATGGTGGTACAGTTTTACACACCGCAGCATTCTTTGGACGTATCGAAGTTGTACAGTTACTAATTGATGCAAAAGCAGATAAAACCGTTCGTAATCATTATGGAGCTACAGCCAGAGAAACAGCGATGGTAGATTTTGCTCAAATGAAACCTATCTATGAAATGCTAATTCAGCAATTACAACCAATGGGCTTTACATTAGACCTTAATGAATTACAAAAAGCACGTCCTGTTGTAGCAATGATGCTACAATAA
- a CDS encoding acyltransferase family protein — protein sequence MTKERRYDIDWLRVIAIGLLLIYHIAIIFQPWAMFIGFIRCDDALVGLWKPMTMLNVWRIPLLFFVSGMGLYFAMKKRNWKHLLIERSKRILLPFVFGILAITPLHFFVFQNYYNMPLSYFPHMGHLWFLGNIFVYVVLLSPVFFYLKNNENGKFKKAISKVMSYAFGPLIISGFFMLEIGLVKPQLFELYAQTWHGFFIGFLAFFFGFLFVYSGKAFWQTVSKWKWLYIGLATVLFAVRFTGYESISNMYITTLESNAWILGLFGIGYSYLNKPSAILSYLSAAVYPVYIIHMFVLYVGALLILPLDLHPRLKFIGITAFTFIVCFLIYEFILKRIVILRPLFGLKWKFKSVTKKKLKRI from the coding sequence ATGACAAAAGAAAGAAGATACGATATTGATTGGTTAAGAGTCATTGCTATAGGTTTATTACTGATTTATCATATAGCTATTATTTTTCAACCTTGGGCCATGTTTATAGGTTTTATAAGATGTGATGACGCTTTAGTAGGCCTTTGGAAACCAATGACGATGCTAAATGTTTGGCGCATACCTTTACTCTTTTTTGTATCGGGAATGGGCTTATATTTTGCAATGAAAAAAAGAAATTGGAAGCACTTATTAATAGAGCGCTCAAAACGAATTCTATTACCATTTGTATTCGGAATTTTGGCTATCACACCTTTACATTTTTTTGTTTTTCAGAACTACTATAACATGCCGTTAAGTTATTTTCCACACATGGGACATCTATGGTTTTTAGGAAATATTTTTGTCTATGTAGTGTTGTTGTCACCTGTTTTTTTCTATCTAAAGAATAATGAAAATGGGAAATTTAAGAAAGCCATTTCAAAAGTGATGAGCTATGCTTTTGGTCCACTAATCATATCTGGTTTTTTTATGTTGGAAATAGGTTTAGTAAAACCACAACTATTTGAACTTTACGCTCAAACCTGGCATGGATTTTTTATAGGCTTTCTGGCGTTCTTTTTTGGTTTTCTTTTTGTGTATAGCGGTAAAGCATTCTGGCAAACCGTTTCAAAGTGGAAATGGTTATATATCGGTTTAGCGACTGTATTATTTGCTGTTCGATTCACAGGATATGAATCCATATCAAATATGTATATCACAACCCTAGAATCTAATGCTTGGATATTGGGTTTATTCGGAATAGGATATAGCTACCTTAATAAACCAAGTGCCATATTAAGCTATTTGAGTGCAGCTGTTTATCCTGTTTATATTATTCACATGTTTGTGTTATATGTAGGTGCATTACTGATTTTACCTTTAGACCTTCATCCTAGGCTCAAGTTTATCGGAATTACAGCATTTACGTTTATAGTCTGTTTTCTTATTTATGAATTCATCTTAAAAAGAATTGTAATCCTTAGACCTTTATTTGGGTTGAAATGGAAATTTAAAAGCGTAACGAAGAAAAAATTAAAGCGTATTTAG
- a CDS encoding thioredoxin family protein, with protein sequence MKQNKPKKKRHPFWSFFWLTFLVVSLWFAWYSFYVPSNAITWTNNFESAQKLAIKADKNIMIFFTADWCSPCRIMKREVFADNEVKKAMDSKIVSLEIDIDIINNQELVKQYNIGATPTTIFINPQGDVIDYAVGKVEKSKFLEMLERQKGLSEK encoded by the coding sequence ATGAAACAAAATAAACCAAAAAAGAAAAGACATCCGTTTTGGAGTTTTTTCTGGCTAACATTTCTTGTCGTTTCTCTTTGGTTCGCATGGTACTCTTTTTATGTGCCTTCAAATGCTATTACTTGGACTAATAATTTTGAATCTGCTCAAAAACTTGCCATCAAAGCTGATAAAAACATCATGATATTCTTTACTGCTGATTGGTGCTCACCATGTCGAATTATGAAGCGTGAAGTTTTTGCTGATAATGAGGTTAAGAAAGCAATGGATTCTAAAATTGTATCACTAGAAATTGATATTGATATTATAAATAATCAAGAACTCGTAAAGCAATATAATATTGGTGCGACACCAACAACAATTTTTATTAATCCTCAAGGAGATGTAATTGATTATGCTGTGGGAAAAGTGGAAAAATCAAAATTCCTTGAAATGCTTGAAAGGCAAAAAGGACTTTCAGAGAAATAA